A genomic stretch from Flavobacterium humidisoli includes:
- the ruvA gene encoding Holliday junction branch migration protein RuvA: protein MIAHLQGRLVEKNPTEVVIDCGGVGYQVNISLHTFSLIPNSENIKLYTHLQIKEDAHTLYGFAEKSEREIFRMLLSVSGIGAGIARTMLSSIEPKQIINAIASGDVGIIQSIKGIGNKTAQRVILDLKEKVVKLYDIDEVFAVQNNRNRDEALSALEVLGFVRKASEKVVERIVKEDPEATVETIIKKALKSL from the coding sequence ATGATAGCACATTTGCAGGGAAGATTAGTAGAAAAGAATCCTACAGAAGTTGTAATTGATTGTGGAGGGGTTGGTTATCAGGTAAATATATCATTGCATACCTTCTCCTTAATTCCAAATTCTGAAAATATAAAATTGTATACGCATCTTCAAATTAAAGAAGATGCGCATACTTTATATGGCTTTGCCGAAAAATCGGAGCGCGAAATTTTTAGAATGCTGCTTTCTGTTTCAGGAATTGGAGCTGGAATTGCCAGAACAATGCTTTCTTCTATAGAACCAAAGCAAATTATAAATGCCATCGCATCTGGAGATGTGGGCATAATCCAGTCTATCAAAGGGATTGGAAACAAAACGGCACAAAGAGTTATACTTGATTTAAAAGAAAAAGTTGTTAAATTGTACGATATTGACGAAGTTTTTGCTGTTCAAAACAATAGAAACCGAGATGAAGCGTTATCTGCTCTAGAAGTATTAGGTTTTGTCCGAAAAGCTTCAGAAAAAGTGGTAGAAAGAATCGTAAAAGAAGATCCAGAAGCTACCGTTGAAACAATTATCAAAAAGGCTTTAAAAAGCTTATAA
- a CDS encoding type IX secretion system membrane protein PorP/SprF encodes MKKLILVFMFFSIVSNAQQDAQYTQYMYNTIEVNPAYAGSRGALSVFGLYRTQWVGLDGAPETSTFSVNTPLNNTDLGLGVSLVNDKIGPTVENTLSTDLSYTIPTSDTWNLSFGIKGTANLFNIDINKLSYEDQDDPQFQNLKNKFSPNVGAGLYFHSDRAYVGLSVPNFIETNRYDSDDVAIFKEKINYYLIAGYVFNLDRLEYIKFKPALMTKMVEGAPLQVDVSGNFMFNDKFVLGLAYRWSASVSAMAGFQVTKGMYIGYGYDHETTRLRKYNSGSHEIFLRFEFFNNYNKMISPRFF; translated from the coding sequence ATGAAAAAGTTAATTTTAGTTTTTATGTTTTTTTCGATTGTGTCAAATGCGCAGCAAGATGCACAATATACACAATACATGTATAACACAATCGAAGTCAATCCAGCGTATGCGGGTTCACGTGGAGCTTTAAGCGTTTTTGGTTTATATCGTACGCAATGGGTTGGGTTAGATGGAGCACCAGAAACGAGTACATTTTCTGTTAATACGCCTTTGAATAATACTGATTTAGGACTTGGAGTTTCTTTGGTAAATGATAAAATCGGACCAACTGTAGAGAATACTTTATCTACAGATTTGTCTTATACAATTCCAACTTCGGACACATGGAATTTGTCTTTCGGAATAAAAGGAACAGCTAATCTTTTTAACATCGATATCAATAAATTGAGTTATGAAGATCAAGATGATCCGCAGTTTCAGAATCTTAAAAATAAATTTTCGCCCAATGTTGGAGCGGGACTTTATTTTCATTCAGATAGAGCATATGTCGGGTTATCGGTTCCTAATTTTATAGAAACAAATCGTTATGACTCAGATGATGTGGCTATTTTTAAAGAAAAAATCAATTATTATTTAATAGCAGGTTATGTATTTAATCTAGATCGTTTAGAGTACATAAAATTCAAACCAGCTTTAATGACCAAAATGGTAGAAGGAGCTCCTTTGCAGGTTGATGTTTCAGGAAATTTTATGTTTAATGACAAATTCGTTTTAGGACTTGCTTATCGCTGGAGCGCATCTGTTAGTGCAATGGCAGGATTTCAAGTTACAAAAGGAATGTACATAGGTTATGGTTACGATCATGAAACGACACGATTAAGAAAATATAATTCTGGATCTCATGAGATTTTCCTAAGATTCGAATTCTTTAATAATTACAATAAAATGATATCCCCAAGATTCTTTTAA
- a CDS encoding NADP-dependent malic enzyme, whose protein sequence is MNKESKRREALLYHAEPTPGKIQVVPTKKYATQRDLSLAYSPGVAEPCLEIAANKEDVYKYTAKGNLVAVISNGTAVLGLGNIGPEAGKPVMEGKGLLFKIFSDIDVFDIEIDTENVEEFIQTVKNIAPTFGGINLEDIKAPESFEIERRLIEELDIPVMHDDQHGTAIISSAALINALELAGKKAEDVKVVVSGAGSAAIACTDLYVLLGVKVENVLMYNSKGLLTKDNPALSDLQLKYAIDGPQIPLAEAVKDADVFIGLSSGDILSPEMLLTMSNNPIVFAMANPNPEIDYNLATETRKDVIMATGRSDFPNQVNNVLGFPYIFRGALDVRATKINEEMKMAAVKALAILAKEPVPEQVNVAYGATKLGFGQEYIIPKPFDPRLITVVAPAVAKAAMESGVAKNPITDWASYEDVLRERMGNDNKMVRLITNRAKLDPKRIVFAEADQLNVLKAAQIVFEDGIGFPILLGNKEVILELKAELGFDADLEIIDPKTDEEAERRNRFAKSFWETRGRRGVSKLDAEKFMRERNYFAAMMVNEGEADALVTGHSRSYPSVVKPMMQLIPKAQNASLIATANMMLTSRGPMFLSDTAININPSAQDLINIAIMTAKTAKMFGIEPVIAMVSFSNFGSSTSESASKVREAVAYLHKNHPELIVDGEIQADFALNPEMLQEKFPFSKLAGKKVNTLVFPNLESANITYKLLKELYKVNSIGPIMMGMGKPVHIFQLGASVEEMVNMAAIAVIDAQEKESKKNKITQ, encoded by the coding sequence ATGAACAAAGAGAGTAAAAGAAGAGAGGCGTTACTGTATCATGCAGAACCAACTCCAGGAAAAATTCAGGTAGTTCCAACAAAAAAATATGCAACCCAGAGAGACTTATCATTGGCTTATTCGCCGGGAGTTGCAGAACCATGTTTAGAAATCGCAGCAAACAAAGAAGACGTTTATAAATATACAGCAAAAGGAAATTTAGTAGCCGTAATCTCAAACGGTACAGCTGTTTTAGGTCTTGGAAATATTGGTCCAGAAGCAGGAAAACCTGTAATGGAAGGAAAAGGTTTATTATTTAAAATATTTTCTGATATAGACGTTTTTGACATCGAAATCGATACTGAAAATGTGGAAGAATTTATTCAAACTGTAAAAAATATTGCTCCAACTTTTGGAGGTATCAATTTGGAAGATATTAAAGCTCCAGAATCTTTCGAAATAGAAAGAAGGCTGATCGAAGAATTGGATATTCCGGTAATGCACGACGACCAGCACGGAACAGCAATTATTTCTTCTGCAGCTTTAATCAATGCACTTGAATTGGCAGGTAAAAAAGCAGAAGACGTAAAAGTAGTAGTTTCTGGAGCAGGATCTGCGGCGATTGCGTGTACAGATTTATATGTTTTACTTGGAGTAAAAGTTGAAAATGTTTTAATGTACAACAGTAAAGGACTTTTAACTAAAGACAATCCTGCACTTTCAGATTTACAATTAAAATATGCAATTGACGGACCTCAGATTCCTTTGGCTGAAGCGGTAAAAGACGCTGATGTTTTCATCGGATTATCTTCTGGAGATATTCTTTCACCAGAAATGTTATTGACAATGTCTAACAATCCGATCGTTTTTGCAATGGCAAACCCGAACCCGGAAATCGATTATAATTTAGCTACAGAAACTCGTAAAGATGTTATTATGGCTACGGGACGTTCAGATTTTCCTAATCAGGTAAATAACGTTTTAGGTTTTCCTTATATCTTTAGAGGAGCGCTAGACGTAAGAGCGACAAAAATTAACGAAGAAATGAAAATGGCGGCTGTAAAAGCTCTAGCTATTTTGGCAAAAGAACCAGTTCCAGAACAAGTTAACGTAGCCTATGGTGCAACAAAACTTGGTTTTGGTCAAGAATATATCATTCCTAAACCATTCGATCCTAGATTGATTACTGTTGTAGCTCCAGCGGTTGCAAAAGCAGCAATGGAATCTGGAGTAGCAAAAAATCCTATTACAGATTGGGCTTCTTACGAAGATGTTCTTCGCGAACGTATGGGGAACGATAACAAAATGGTGCGTTTGATTACAAACCGTGCAAAATTAGATCCTAAAAGAATTGTTTTTGCCGAAGCAGATCAATTAAACGTTTTAAAAGCAGCACAAATTGTTTTTGAGGACGGAATCGGATTCCCAATTTTATTAGGAAACAAAGAAGTGATTTTAGAATTGAAAGCAGAACTTGGTTTTGATGCTGATCTTGAAATCATTGATCCTAAGACAGATGAAGAAGCGGAAAGACGCAACAGATTTGCAAAATCATTCTGGGAAACAAGGGGAAGAAGAGGAGTTTCTAAATTGGATGCAGAAAAATTCATGCGCGAAAGAAACTATTTTGCTGCAATGATGGTTAATGAAGGTGAGGCAGATGCATTGGTTACAGGACATTCTAGAAGTTATCCTTCGGTTGTAAAACCAATGATGCAATTAATTCCAAAGGCGCAAAACGCATCTCTTATTGCAACTGCAAATATGATGCTTACTTCACGCGGACCAATGTTTTTATCAGATACTGCAATAAACATTAATCCGTCTGCACAAGATTTGATTAATATTGCAATCATGACTGCAAAAACTGCAAAAATGTTTGGTATTGAGCCAGTTATAGCAATGGTTTCATTCTCAAACTTTGGTTCTTCAACTAGTGAAAGCGCTTCAAAAGTTAGAGAAGCTGTAGCTTATCTGCATAAAAATCATCCAGAATTAATTGTTGATGGAGAAATTCAAGCAGATTTTGCATTAAATCCAGAAATGCTTCAAGAGAAATTTCCATTCTCTAAATTAGCAGGAAAAAAAGTTAATACATTGGTTTTCCCTAATTTAGAGTCAGCAAATATCACTTACAAATTATTGAAAGAATTGTATAAAGTGAATTCAATTGGGCCAATCATGATGGGTATGGGTAAACCAGTTCACATTTTCCAATTGGGTGCTAGCGTTGAAGAAATGGTAAATATGGCAGCTATAGCTGTTATTGATGCACAGGAAAAAGAAAGCAAAAAGAATAAAATAACACAATAA
- a CDS encoding OmpA family protein: protein MKARNLILIILLFCFVSNVNAQNPFTTMNIKYADKKYEEYAYADAIKVYETLVNAETTNEGVIQRLANSYYFNGELKKALKWYEQLFVINENQDAEYLYRYAQSLKSAGDYRRSDEILQKFNQKATAEKRADLIRSDKNYLEDIKENSGRFQIADAGVNSRYSDYGSVVYNNKIVFTSARDTGGVVKANFQWTNRSFSRLYTADLLPDGSVGKPELLVKRKKDNFNESSPIFTKDGRTMYFTRNNFTDGKRRSNDKNVTLLKLYKAEFIDNEWKNVAELPFNSDQYSTAHPALSVDEKTLYFASDMPGTLGQSDIYKVAINNDGTFGAPENLGPVINTEGRETFPFISGENELYFATDGRPGLGGLDIFASRIKANGTYDDVLNVGEPVNSKQDDFAFCIDSKTRSGYFSSNRENGLGMDDIYRFTETRRLICEQNLSGTVTDAESNVILANTSLTLFNEKFDPVGTITTDEKGNYVFPDLRCGKKYTIRTAKEDYNAKEVVVTISKEKGETTQLIGLNKVFKPLVAKTVAIKKVAISPVKLSSMRVGVDIAKLLNLPMNFFDLGKATIKKTSEPQLMKVVNLLNDYPNMKLDIRSHTDSRSSSESNQILSEKRAQSTKNWLIQKGITEDRLSAKGYGETQLVNKCADGVKCTEKQHMQNRRSEFIIVAM from the coding sequence ATGAAAGCTAGAAATTTAATATTGATTATTTTACTGTTTTGTTTTGTTTCAAATGTAAATGCACAAAATCCATTTACTACGATGAATATAAAATATGCAGATAAAAAATACGAAGAGTACGCTTATGCGGATGCCATAAAAGTATACGAGACTTTAGTAAATGCTGAAACTACAAATGAAGGTGTAATTCAGCGTTTGGCAAATTCATACTATTTTAATGGCGAGTTGAAAAAAGCATTAAAATGGTACGAACAGTTATTTGTCATAAACGAAAATCAAGATGCTGAATATTTGTATCGATACGCACAATCATTAAAATCGGCAGGAGACTATCGCAGATCTGATGAGATTTTGCAGAAATTCAATCAAAAAGCAACTGCAGAAAAGAGAGCAGATCTTATTAGAAGCGACAAGAATTATTTAGAAGATATAAAAGAAAATTCAGGGCGATTCCAAATTGCCGACGCTGGAGTTAATTCTCGATATTCAGATTACGGAAGTGTTGTGTATAATAATAAAATCGTCTTTACTTCTGCACGCGATACAGGTGGAGTTGTTAAAGCTAATTTTCAATGGACAAATAGATCTTTCTCTAGATTATATACAGCCGATCTACTTCCAGACGGAAGCGTTGGAAAACCAGAACTTTTAGTAAAAAGAAAAAAAGACAATTTCAATGAGTCAAGTCCGATTTTTACTAAAGATGGACGAACGATGTATTTTACTCGAAATAATTTTACAGATGGTAAAAGACGCAGCAACGACAAAAATGTAACGCTATTAAAATTGTACAAAGCAGAATTTATTGATAACGAATGGAAAAATGTTGCAGAACTTCCGTTCAATAGCGATCAATACAGCACAGCGCATCCAGCTTTGAGCGTAGACGAAAAAACACTCTACTTTGCATCAGATATGCCAGGAACATTAGGACAATCTGATATTTATAAAGTTGCAATTAATAATGATGGAACTTTTGGTGCACCAGAAAACTTAGGCCCAGTTATTAATACAGAAGGAAGAGAAACTTTTCCTTTCATTTCTGGAGAAAACGAATTGTATTTTGCTACAGACGGACGTCCAGGTTTAGGTGGATTAGACATTTTTGCTTCTCGTATTAAAGCGAACGGAACTTATGATGACGTTTTAAATGTTGGAGAACCTGTAAATAGTAAACAAGATGATTTTGCCTTCTGTATTGACAGTAAGACCAGAAGCGGTTATTTTTCTTCAAACAGAGAAAATGGACTAGGGATGGATGATATTTACAGATTTACCGAAACAAGAAGATTAATCTGCGAACAAAATTTATCAGGAACTGTTACCGATGCAGAATCAAACGTAATTTTGGCAAATACTTCTTTGACTTTATTCAATGAAAAATTTGATCCAGTTGGAACAATCACTACAGACGAAAAAGGAAATTATGTTTTCCCTGATTTAAGATGTGGTAAAAAATATACTATCAGAACTGCCAAAGAAGATTACAATGCCAAAGAAGTTGTAGTCACTATTAGCAAAGAAAAAGGAGAAACTACTCAATTAATTGGATTAAATAAAGTGTTTAAACCGCTTGTGGCAAAAACAGTAGCAATCAAAAAAGTGGCAATTAGTCCAGTAAAATTGAGTTCTATGCGTGTAGGAGTAGACATTGCAAAACTGTTAAATCTGCCTATGAATTTCTTTGATTTGGGTAAAGCGACTATCAAAAAGACGTCAGAACCGCAATTAATGAAAGTGGTTAATCTTTTAAATGATTATCCAAACATGAAACTTGATATTCGCTCGCATACCGACAGCCGTTCTTCTTCAGAGAGCAATCAGATTCTTTCAGAAAAAAGAGCACAATCAACCAAAAACTGGCTAATTCAAAAAGGAATCACCGAAGATCGATTAAGTGCAAAAGGTTATGGAGAAACGCAATTGGTCAATAAATGTGCAGACGGAGTAAAATGTACAGAAAAGCAGCACATGCAAAATAGACGAAGTGAGTTTATTATTGTTGCGATGTAA
- a CDS encoding CBS domain-containing protein has product MTVDQILKAKGRNVYSIFSNLTVYDALKVMGEKNIGAILVMDDNILKGILSERDYARKIVLKDKSSKETFVHEIMESNVFTVKLSDNLEDCMELMSEKRIRHLPVLEDGTVVGVISISDVVKAIIEIQKDTINHLNSYISQ; this is encoded by the coding sequence ATGACTGTAGATCAAATACTTAAGGCAAAAGGAAGGAACGTGTATTCTATTTTCTCCAATTTAACGGTTTATGATGCGTTAAAAGTTATGGGAGAAAAAAACATTGGAGCAATTTTAGTTATGGATGATAATATTTTAAAAGGAATATTGTCGGAAAGAGATTATGCCAGAAAAATTGTTCTGAAGGATAAATCTTCGAAAGAAACTTTTGTTCATGAGATTATGGAAAGTAATGTCTTTACAGTAAAACTTTCAGATAATCTTGAAGATTGTATGGAACTTATGAGCGAAAAAAGAATAAGACACCTGCCTGTTTTAGAAGACGGAACAGTGGTTGGAGTAATTTCAATCAGCGATGTAGTGAAGGCAATTATAGAAATTCAAAAAGACACAATCAACCATTTGAATTCTTATATTTCTCAATAA